The following are from one region of the Stanieria sp. NIES-3757 genome:
- a CDS encoding polar amino acid ABC transporter, inner membrane subunit encodes MTKEKIPFWRDSRILNIVGQAIILLIVFTIIGILGNNLVRNFQRLGLTFGFNFLSRSASFGIGNSPISYSPTDPYTKAILVGLLNSLQVMFFGIIIASTIGIIVGISRLSNNWLVRQLATIYVETLRNTPLLLQLFFWYFAVFLRLPKVDNPVTIGKVIYLTNRGMDIPWLVMNIKTRLSLIFIIFSIILAIIFWRKRLKNIEERGESGQVWLWLFVGIIIAVIAVFLWVIDWQIPQLQENNITGGINLSPELATLLIGLSIYTAAFIAEVVRAGIQSVSKGQWEAARALGLKPGLVMQLVIFPQALRVMIPPLTSEFLNLAKNSSLAIAIGYNDLYAISSTISNQTGRSIEMLLVVMITYLTINLIISSIMNRFNRSVQLQER; translated from the coding sequence ATGACAAAAGAAAAAATACCTTTTTGGCGAGATAGCCGAATTTTAAATATAGTAGGACAAGCAATTATTTTACTAATTGTATTTACTATTATTGGAATTTTAGGTAATAATTTAGTCCGCAATTTTCAAAGGTTAGGTTTGACTTTTGGGTTTAATTTTTTATCTCGTTCAGCTTCTTTTGGTATCGGTAACTCACCAATTTCCTATAGTCCTACCGATCCTTACACCAAAGCAATTTTAGTTGGATTGCTTAATTCTTTACAAGTAATGTTTTTTGGCATCATTATTGCTAGTACGATTGGAATTATTGTTGGTATTAGTAGATTATCTAATAATTGGTTAGTCCGCCAGTTAGCAACAATTTATGTTGAAACCCTACGCAATACTCCTTTATTATTACAGTTGTTTTTTTGGTACTTTGCCGTTTTTTTAAGACTTCCCAAAGTAGACAATCCCGTAACTATAGGTAAAGTAATTTATTTGACTAATCGAGGTATGGATATTCCTTGGTTGGTCATGAATATCAAAACTCGGTTGAGTTTGATCTTTATTATTTTTAGTATTATTTTAGCAATTATTTTTTGGCGTAAAAGACTTAAAAATATTGAAGAAAGAGGAGAATCAGGACAAGTTTGGCTTTGGTTATTTGTAGGAATAATTATTGCTGTTATTGCTGTTTTTCTCTGGGTAATTGATTGGCAAATACCTCAATTGCAAGAAAATAATATTACAGGTGGAATTAATCTTTCTCCAGAACTCGCTACTTTATTAATTGGATTAAGTATCTATACCGCAGCTTTTATTGCTGAAGTTGTCAGAGCAGGTATTCAATCAGTTAGTAAAGGACAGTGGGAAGCAGCAAGAGCATTAGGTTTAAAACCTGGTTTAGTTATGCAACTGGTAATTTTTCCCCAAGCTTTACGAGTGATGATTCCCCCTTTGACTAGTGAATTTCTTAATCTAGCTAAAAATTCTAGTCTCGCGATCGCAATTGGTTACAATGATCTTTATGCTATTTCTAGTACCATTTCTAATCAAACAGGACGATCGATAGAAATGTTATTAGTTGTGATGATTACTTATTTGACTATTAATTTGATTATTTCTTCTATAATGAATCGCTTCAATCGCTCGGTACAGTTACAAGAAAGGTAA
- a CDS encoding CheA signal transduction histidine kinase has translation MRIEDDELRELYKASTTERIGKLEQGLLHLEQNPQDGVKLEELLREAHTLKGDSRMLGLNEIEMLIHQLEDCLAAIKRGEETFDPQNCDRYYQALDAISQLAHQAITGEEANVNTFQVLAALMGAELELASESESASSPEDDLFEDSTPTKTVAIKDSDQLSKDDLLGDFASAVTPTNITPIQEQKTSNVSSASDRVIDTIRVEPEKLDALMAQAGELTVAKQRIATQSDQIQQISDLCMELNQNKRNYRLLFRKIEQSLNAEYLKFFHDFLAHTQTSLEQLEALVDQLQERSEEDSTNLDLVSNRLEKGIRNLRLLPLSNVFNLFNRLVRDLSKEQNKQIQLSIEGGNTLVDKRILEELKDPLLHIIRNAIDHGIETPSERQNKGKPPTATIQLRGYQMGSSVIVEIKDDGRGLDLAQIKQTALRRGIHTEAELAQMSTEQIQALIFASGFSTRTRVTDISGRGVGLDVVHANVEKLKGSIEVTSTPERGCQFSLRLSSAIATTKALILKVNQNAYALPIEFVTKILLLSQQEIFTLTGDRTILIDQCPVPVAWLADILELPLNIPAFATVNNTSHKNIPCIIVRSGTKLIGILIEEILTQQEIILKPQSKLIQRVRNFAGATILENGQVCMVLNAQDLAYSINKSSQINTTQLLESTQTQPSLLLVEDSIVIRTQMKRILESAGYQVTTAVDGLDGFNKLRQGKFDGIISDVEMPNLDGLSLTERIRQYPEYRELPIILVTTLAKDEDKSRGAQAGANAYLTKGDFDQTLLLDTLNRLV, from the coding sequence ATGAGAATCGAAGACGACGAACTTAGAGAGTTATATAAAGCTTCTACCACTGAAAGAATTGGTAAACTCGAACAAGGCTTACTTCATCTCGAACAAAATCCCCAAGATGGAGTCAAATTAGAGGAATTATTGCGAGAAGCACATACCCTCAAAGGTGATTCGCGAATGTTGGGGTTAAATGAGATCGAAATGTTGATTCATCAACTAGAAGATTGTTTAGCTGCCATTAAACGAGGAGAAGAGACTTTCGATCCGCAAAATTGCGATCGCTATTATCAAGCTTTAGATGCTATTTCTCAGTTGGCTCATCAAGCTATTACAGGCGAAGAAGCTAATGTTAACACTTTCCAAGTTTTGGCTGCCTTAATGGGAGCAGAATTAGAGCTTGCTTCTGAATCAGAATCAGCCTCTTCACCAGAAGATGATTTGTTTGAGGATTCAACGCCAACCAAGACAGTTGCAATCAAGGATTCAGATCAATTGTCTAAGGATGATTTATTGGGAGATTTCGCTTCTGCTGTTACGCCAACTAATATTACTCCTATTCAAGAACAAAAAACTAGTAATGTAAGCTCAGCTAGCGATCGCGTAATTGATACCATTCGAGTTGAACCAGAAAAATTAGATGCTTTGATGGCTCAAGCGGGAGAGTTAACTGTTGCTAAACAAAGAATTGCTACTCAATCTGATCAAATTCAGCAAATTAGCGATCTTTGTATGGAATTAAACCAAAATAAACGCAATTATAGGTTATTATTCCGTAAAATCGAACAAAGTTTAAATGCAGAATATCTCAAATTTTTTCATGATTTTTTGGCTCATACTCAAACAAGTTTAGAGCAGTTAGAAGCTTTAGTCGATCAATTACAAGAGCGTAGCGAAGAGGATAGCACTAACTTAGATTTGGTGAGTAACCGACTAGAAAAAGGAATTCGCAACTTAAGACTTTTACCACTATCCAACGTCTTCAATCTGTTTAATCGTTTAGTTAGAGATCTAAGTAAAGAGCAGAACAAACAAATTCAATTATCGATTGAAGGTGGTAATACTCTGGTTGATAAACGAATTCTGGAAGAACTTAAAGACCCCTTGTTACATATTATTCGTAATGCGATCGATCACGGGATTGAAACTCCTTCAGAAAGACAAAATAAAGGAAAACCACCAACTGCTACTATTCAGCTTCGCGGTTATCAAATGGGTAGTAGTGTCATCGTCGAAATCAAAGATGACGGCAGAGGATTAGATTTAGCACAAATTAAACAAACAGCTTTACGAAGAGGAATTCATACCGAAGCAGAATTAGCTCAAATGAGTACCGAACAAATTCAAGCTCTTATTTTTGCCTCGGGATTTTCAACTCGTACCAGAGTTACTGATATTTCTGGCAGAGGTGTTGGTTTAGATGTTGTCCATGCTAATGTTGAAAAACTTAAAGGTAGTATCGAAGTAACATCTACTCCCGAACGAGGCTGTCAATTTAGTTTAAGATTAAGTAGCGCGATCGCCACTACAAAAGCCTTAATTCTCAAAGTCAATCAAAATGCTTACGCCTTACCAATTGAATTTGTTACTAAAATCTTACTGTTATCCCAACAAGAGATCTTTACCTTAACAGGCGATCGCACTATCCTAATCGATCAATGTCCAGTACCAGTAGCTTGGTTAGCGGATATTTTAGAACTTCCTTTAAATATTCCTGCCTTTGCGACAGTTAATAATACTAGCCACAAAAACATTCCTTGTATTATCGTGCGATCGGGGACAAAATTGATTGGTATTCTGATTGAAGAAATTCTGACGCAACAAGAAATTATTCTTAAACCTCAAAGTAAATTAATTCAACGAGTACGTAATTTTGCTGGAGCAACCATTCTAGAGAATGGACAGGTTTGCATGGTGCTAAATGCTCAAGATTTGGCATACTCTATCAACAAAAGTAGTCAAATTAATACGACTCAACTTTTAGAATCCACTCAAACACAACCATCTCTATTGTTAGTTGAAGATTCGATTGTGATTCGTACTCAAATGAAACGCATTCTCGAAAGTGCAGGTTATCAAGTGACGACTGCGGTAGATGGATTAGATGGTTTTAATAAACTGAGACAGGGTAAATTTGATGGAATTATCTCCGATGTAGAAATGCCCAATTTGGATGGTTTATCTCTAACTGAAAGAATTCGTCAGTATCCAGAATATCGAGAATTACCAATTATTTTAGTCACTACTTTGGCTAAAGATGAGGATAAAAGTCGAGGTGCGCAAGCAGGTGCTAATGCTTATCTGACTAAAGGTGATTTCGATCAAACTTTACTGCTAGATACTCTGAATCGATTAGTTTAG
- a CDS encoding extracellular solute-binding protein family 3, whose protein sequence is MKNRQIKQWGSLLLISLLFSFLAGCETGESNPNSQTQTNQSQSNNTSNTNSLLDRVKSRGNLVCGVNGQLPGFSFVNENGEYSGMDADFCRAVASALFDDPTKVEFRDLSAQERFTAVQSGEVDLVSRNTTWTSSRDSANGMEFAPILFYDGQGVMVSKASNVQKMADLGNKSICVLSGTTTEQNLADQMRKLGLTYQPVVFDDVDALYVAYEQGRCQAATSDRSQLTARRAVLAEPNNHIVLDEVISKEPLAPMVANGDSRWSDAVKWITFALIQAEEFGINSENISQFSATDNPEIKRFLGQEGNFGQDLGLPNDFAARIINHVGNYGEIYDRNIGQPFGLERGLNELWTNGGLLYSPPFR, encoded by the coding sequence ATGAAAAACCGTCAAATCAAGCAATGGGGTTCATTGCTTTTAATTAGCTTACTATTTTCCTTTTTAGCTGGTTGTGAAACTGGAGAAAGCAATCCTAATTCACAAACCCAAACTAATCAATCACAATCAAATAATACGAGCAATACTAACAGTCTCCTCGATCGCGTTAAAAGCCGTGGTAATCTTGTTTGTGGAGTCAATGGACAACTGCCAGGTTTTAGCTTCGTCAATGAAAATGGTGAATATTCAGGTATGGATGCAGATTTTTGTCGCGCAGTAGCATCCGCCTTATTTGACGATCCGACTAAGGTTGAATTTCGTGACCTCAGCGCACAAGAACGTTTTACTGCTGTCCAGTCGGGAGAAGTAGATTTAGTGAGTCGCAATACTACTTGGACGAGTAGTCGTGATAGTGCTAATGGAATGGAATTTGCTCCCATTCTCTTTTACGATGGTCAAGGAGTAATGGTATCCAAAGCTAGTAACGTTCAAAAAATGGCAGATTTAGGCAATAAATCAATCTGCGTTCTCTCAGGAACAACTACAGAACAAAATCTAGCCGATCAAATGCGAAAGTTAGGACTTACTTATCAACCCGTAGTATTTGATGATGTCGATGCTCTTTATGTCGCTTACGAACAAGGTCGATGTCAAGCAGCCACAAGCGATCGCTCTCAATTGACTGCTCGTCGTGCGGTTTTAGCCGAACCTAATAATCATATCGTTCTTGATGAAGTAATCTCGAAAGAACCCTTAGCACCAATGGTTGCTAATGGTGATTCTAGATGGTCTGATGCAGTGAAGTGGATTACTTTTGCTTTAATTCAAGCGGAAGAATTTGGCATCAATTCCGAAAATATCAGTCAATTTTCTGCAACAGATAATCCAGAAATTAAGCGTTTTTTGGGTCAAGAAGGCAATTTTGGACAAGATTTAGGACTCCCTAATGATTTTGCTGCCCGAATTATCAATCATGTCGGTAACTATGGAGAAATTTATGATCGCAACATTGGTCAACCTTTTGGTTTAGAAAGAGGTCTTAATGAACTGTGGACGAATGGCGGATTATTATATTCTCCTCCGTTTCGTTAA
- a CDS encoding response regulator receiver modulated diguanylate cyclase/phosphodiesterase, producing the protein MSKLLRVLIVEDSEDDTDLLVIELERSGYQIIYQRVETKEEMQTALEVQEQWDIILADYFLPRFSAIEALDLLKEDNLDLPFIIVSGKIGEDTAVAAMKAGAHDYFIKGRLTRLVAAVERELKEGVLRQEHRHAQEKLKYLAYYDELTNLPNQRLFIQYLDQQIKINQPFAVLLIKLDRFSKIKYSLGHTFSEKLLIAASKRIKACLQPQDFLARISIDEFAILLPDLLTRTSPHTFREQALEFYPSEHSLEKQAQNQAKIIHNQLIEPFQVDKTIAFSGIRIGIALNSFGYEQSEQFLQAADTAMNQAKPDFVNYAVVFDQTIHQNALTRLQLENDLQQAIAKNQLHLNYQAIVNLKTEQINCLEVLVRWKHPFLGLVSPGKFIPLSEETGLIIPLGQWVLTEACQQLSLWQQQFSHSLPLAISVNVSGIQLSHPELISHIDQLLQTFSLTGKHLKLEITESILMENPSAVTKVLEQLKQRNIQLCIDDFGTGYSSLNYLRYLPIDTVKIDRCFVAQESNDKNYDILKAIINLAHSLELNVIAEGIETEAQLQMLRNLNCEYGQGFLLAHPLNSQNVKNLIEEQFGCWYSA; encoded by the coding sequence ATGAGTAAGCTGCTACGAGTACTAATTGTCGAAGATTCAGAAGATGATACTGACTTATTAGTAATTGAATTAGAACGTAGCGGTTATCAGATAATTTATCAGCGAGTAGAAACTAAAGAAGAAATGCAAACTGCTCTTGAAGTTCAGGAGCAATGGGATATTATTTTAGCCGACTATTTTTTACCTCGATTTAGTGCAATTGAGGCGTTAGATTTATTAAAAGAAGACAATTTAGATTTACCTTTTATTATTGTTTCTGGCAAAATTGGCGAAGATACTGCTGTCGCAGCGATGAAGGCAGGAGCGCATGATTATTTTATTAAAGGAAGATTGACTCGTTTAGTTGCTGCTGTAGAAAGAGAATTGAAAGAAGGAGTTTTGCGACAAGAACATCGTCATGCTCAAGAAAAACTTAAGTATTTAGCTTATTATGATGAGTTAACTAATTTACCCAATCAAAGATTATTTATTCAATATTTAGATCAACAAATTAAAATTAATCAACCCTTTGCTGTTTTATTAATTAAGCTCGATCGCTTTTCTAAAATTAAATATAGTTTAGGTCATACTTTTAGCGAAAAGCTACTAATAGCTGCTAGTAAAAGAATTAAAGCTTGTTTGCAACCACAGGATTTTTTAGCTCGAATTAGTATAGATGAATTTGCTATTTTGCTGCCAGATTTATTAACAAGAACCTCTCCCCATACCTTTCGAGAACAAGCACTAGAGTTTTATCCCAGTGAACATTCTTTAGAAAAACAAGCACAAAATCAAGCTAAAATTATCCACAATCAATTAATCGAACCCTTTCAAGTAGATAAAACGATCGCTTTTTCAGGAATTAGGATTGGCATTGCCCTAAATAGTTTTGGTTACGAACAATCAGAACAATTTTTGCAAGCAGCAGATACAGCAATGAATCAAGCTAAACCTGATTTTGTAAACTATGCAGTAGTTTTTGACCAAACAATTCATCAGAATGCCTTAACGAGATTGCAACTCGAAAACGATCTTCAACAAGCGATCGCCAAAAATCAATTACATCTCAATTATCAAGCGATCGTTAATTTAAAAACCGAACAAATCAATTGTTTGGAAGTTTTAGTTAGATGGAAACATCCTTTTTTAGGATTAGTATCACCAGGAAAATTTATTCCTCTTTCAGAAGAAACTGGTTTAATTATTCCTCTTGGTCAATGGGTACTAACCGAAGCTTGTCAACAATTGTCTTTATGGCAACAACAATTTTCTCATTCTTTACCTTTAGCAATTAGTGTTAATGTTTCTGGAATTCAACTATCTCATCCAGAATTAATCTCCCACATCGATCAATTACTGCAAACTTTTTCGTTAACAGGAAAACACCTAAAACTAGAAATTACTGAAAGCATTTTAATGGAAAATCCTTCGGCAGTAACTAAAGTCCTCGAACAATTAAAACAACGAAATATTCAATTATGTATTGATGATTTTGGTACTGGTTATTCCTCTTTAAATTATTTACGTTATTTACCAATCGATACAGTAAAAATTGACCGTTGTTTTGTCGCCCAGGAAAGCAACGATAAAAATTACGATATTCTTAAAGCAATTATCAATCTGGCACATAGTTTAGAATTAAATGTCATTGCCGAAGGAATCGAAACCGAAGCTCAACTTCAGATGCTGCGTAATTTAAATTGTGAATATGGACAGGGGTTTTTACTAGCTCATCCCCTCAATAGTCAAAATGTCAAAAATTTGATTGAAGAGCAATTTGGTTGTTGGTATTCTGCATAA
- the cheB gene encoding chemotaxis response regulator protein-glutamate methylesterase, with the protein MSPIKVLLVEDSPIALTILQKILATSPEITVVGTASNGIDALELIPKLKPNVICTDLQMAKMDGLEFTKQVMAKYPKPILIVSNSVQQSDTENIFELLQAGAVDVFPKPVGGQATEYEQVKQKLLNKIKILSGVSVFTKPLKDHNHSSRTTNPGLTQTTICFPSSANLSSQIRVITIGASTGGPQALAKLLKPLPSDFPVPIICTQHISEGFLSGLVSWLGRECKLTVKITERGEIPTPGTVYFAPERHHLEIDTQGKFFYLDQPPVDGHRPSVTVTFKAVARHYSRGAVGILLTGMGKDGAEGTKAIADVGGLTIVQDESTCVVFGMPKEAIALGAAQHILPLSEITPFLLKKIF; encoded by the coding sequence ATGTCACCTATTAAAGTTTTATTAGTTGAAGATTCCCCTATTGCTCTGACAATCTTACAAAAAATTTTGGCTACTTCTCCAGAAATAACAGTAGTTGGTACTGCGAGTAATGGCATCGACGCATTAGAGCTAATTCCTAAACTAAAACCAAATGTCATTTGTACTGATCTTCAGATGGCAAAAATGGATGGTTTAGAATTTACAAAACAAGTCATGGCTAAATATCCTAAGCCAATTTTGATCGTTAGTAACTCAGTACAGCAAAGCGATACCGAAAATATTTTTGAACTACTTCAAGCAGGCGCAGTTGATGTTTTTCCTAAACCAGTAGGTGGACAAGCTACGGAATACGAACAAGTCAAACAAAAATTACTCAACAAAATCAAAATTTTATCAGGAGTATCGGTCTTTACCAAACCCTTAAAAGACCACAATCATTCTAGTCGTACCACCAACCCAGGATTAACTCAAACAACTATTTGCTTTCCCTCTTCTGCAAATCTTAGTTCTCAGATTCGAGTTATAACTATTGGTGCATCTACGGGTGGCCCTCAAGCTTTAGCTAAACTTCTCAAACCTTTACCAAGCGACTTTCCTGTCCCAATTATTTGTACTCAACATATTAGCGAAGGGTTTTTAAGCGGGTTAGTTAGTTGGTTGGGGAGAGAGTGTAAATTAACCGTTAAAATTACTGAACGAGGAGAAATACCTACACCAGGAACGGTTTATTTTGCTCCTGAAAGACATCATTTAGAAATAGATACCCAAGGAAAATTTTTTTATTTGGATCAGCCACCAGTCGATGGTCATCGTCCTTCTGTAACTGTTACTTTTAAAGCAGTTGCTAGACACTATAGTAGAGGTGCTGTTGGTATTCTTCTCACAGGGATGGGAAAAGATGGTGCAGAAGGAACAAAAGCGATCGCAGATGTCGGTGGTTTGACTATTGTTCAAGATGAAAGTACTTGTGTTGTCTTTGGAATGCCTAAAGAAGCGATCGCTCTAGGGGCAGCACAACATATTCTTCCTCTTTCAGAAATTACGCCCTTTTTACTCAAAAAAATCTTTTAA
- a CDS encoding methyl-accepting chemotaxis sensory transducer — MTQLLQKKQANLPNQNASGSWQYLKIFLIPMVFTIFIGGSVTWYIWDMYKTFQRIQTQDAKILNLSNQITYLDEVLTSSARLAATTNNKRWEERYLNFVPQLDTAIAEAEQILPKISKSDVLTKTDDANQKLIAMEDQAFKLIDQGKAKEAVAILFSSEYEQQKGIYAQGLEDTSNALKEYVEQNIQLKSQQAFSVVFIVSVSLIILLCTWIFVLARMQKYIQTIKNAGIMIASSSTQIASTVEQQERTVNEQASSVSQTTTTMDELGSSSRQSAEQAESSANGARVALTLAEQGTQAVQQTMAGMNLLQDKVNAIAQQIMSLSEQTGQIGGISELVAELANQTNMLALNAAVEAAHAGEQGQGFSVVAAEIRKLAERSKTSAERIKGLVNQIQTEINRTVMVTDEGTKTVTQGLQLTQGTASTFAGVADAVNNVFLNSQQISLSAKQQAVAIQQMLSAMKEIDLGAKETASGISQVRISTQQLTEVAQQLKKLV; from the coding sequence ATGACTCAATTGCTTCAAAAAAAACAAGCTAATTTACCCAATCAAAATGCTTCTGGAAGTTGGCAATATTTGAAAATCTTTTTGATTCCGATGGTTTTTACCATTTTTATTGGTGGCTCAGTAACTTGGTATATCTGGGATATGTACAAAACTTTCCAAAGAATCCAAACTCAGGATGCCAAAATCTTAAACTTGAGCAATCAAATTACTTATCTAGACGAAGTTTTAACTTCCAGCGCACGTTTAGCAGCTACTACTAATAACAAAAGATGGGAAGAACGTTATTTAAATTTTGTTCCCCAATTAGATACTGCGATCGCAGAAGCTGAACAAATCTTACCCAAGATTTCTAAAAGTGATGTCCTGACTAAAACGGATGATGCGAATCAAAAACTTATTGCCATGGAAGATCAAGCATTTAAATTGATCGATCAGGGTAAAGCTAAAGAAGCAGTAGCTATTCTGTTTAGTTCTGAGTATGAGCAGCAAAAAGGTATTTATGCTCAGGGCTTAGAAGATACAAGCAATGCTTTGAAAGAGTATGTAGAGCAAAATATTCAACTCAAATCTCAACAAGCATTTTCAGTGGTATTTATAGTCAGTGTCAGTTTAATTATTCTGCTTTGTACTTGGATTTTTGTTTTAGCCAGGATGCAGAAATATATTCAAACAATTAAAAATGCAGGAATTATGATCGCATCTTCGTCAACTCAAATAGCCTCAACAGTAGAACAACAAGAACGCACTGTCAACGAACAAGCTAGTTCGGTTAGTCAAACCACTACCACCATGGATGAATTGGGTTCATCCTCCCGTCAATCTGCCGAACAAGCCGAATCCTCTGCCAATGGCGCAAGAGTAGCACTCACTCTCGCCGAACAAGGTACTCAAGCCGTCCAACAAACCATGGCAGGGATGAATCTGCTCCAAGACAAAGTTAATGCGATCGCACAACAAATCATGAGTCTGAGCGAGCAAACTGGACAAATTGGCGGAATTTCCGAGTTAGTCGCTGAACTTGCCAATCAAACTAATATGCTGGCTCTTAATGCTGCGGTAGAAGCTGCTCATGCTGGCGAACAAGGACAAGGTTTTAGTGTCGTAGCTGCCGAAATTCGCAAACTTGCCGAACGCAGCAAAACTTCTGCTGAGAGGATCAAAGGTTTAGTCAATCAAATTCAAACTGAGATTAATCGCACGGTGATGGTAACTGATGAAGGAACTAAAACCGTGACACAAGGTTTGCAATTAACTCAAGGAACAGCTTCAACTTTTGCTGGAGTGGCCGATGCAGTTAATAACGTCTTTCTCAACTCACAACAGATTTCTTTAAGTGCCAAGCAACAAGCAGTAGCCATTCAACAGATGCTCAGTGCGATGAAGGAAATTGATTTGGGTGCCAAGGAGACTGCTAGTGGCATTAGTCAAGTCAGGATTAGTACTCAACAACTCACTGAGGTGGCTCAACAACTGAAGAAATTGGTTTGA
- a CDS encoding MCP methyltransferase, CheR-type with Tpr repeats — protein MRSNQLLNDNLLEAFIVLITEQTGLIVKERDRDNLKQEICKRTQSLNLPSPENYYRLLSTISNTNSLEWQQIISFLTNNESYFFRDTAQIELLEKQIFPELIQRKQTTKTLRICSAGCSTGEEPYTLAILLKELIPDLVQWNLQIIALDIDCEALKKAAAGIYSSWSFRGVKPRIKQQYFQLQNNQYHLNSEIKEMVKFQNINLVNDSFVQATWELNNIDLFICRNVFIYFPEDKIATVLNKIYNSLQPLGYLLTGHTELAAQNLSCFKIQVFDESIIYQRPESNSLTNASPNSIRITQPKTVTNQIVDLDRISPQQEKFNRLINSIEKSFQQSQKLLSHPLPKIEPPSIKTNLSLSEIEQLVEQQQYQLAITQLQQLITQSTNQIDYYYLLAKIYADTGKHQDAITVCQSALQIDSLAVSIYYLLSQVKEELGDFIEAKELLKKIIYLDQLFIAAYLNLSQLYQQEGDLKRAFKMQLAALNILKQLPQNQKISGMGNLTTQDLISQLEIII, from the coding sequence ATGAGATCCAATCAATTGCTTAACGATAATCTTCTTGAAGCTTTTATTGTTTTAATTACTGAGCAAACAGGTTTAATTGTCAAAGAACGCGATCGCGATAATTTAAAACAAGAAATATGCAAAAGGACTCAATCTCTGAATCTACCATCACCAGAAAATTATTATAGATTACTTTCTACTATCTCTAATACTAATTCTTTAGAATGGCAGCAAATTATTAGTTTTTTAACTAATAACGAAAGTTATTTTTTTCGAGATACAGCCCAAATCGAACTGTTAGAAAAACAAATTTTTCCAGAACTTATTCAACGTAAACAAACTACCAAAACTTTACGTATTTGTAGTGCTGGTTGTTCTACGGGAGAAGAGCCTTATACTCTAGCCATACTTCTTAAAGAACTTATCCCCGATCTAGTTCAATGGAACTTACAAATTATTGCTCTAGATATTGATTGTGAAGCCCTCAAAAAAGCAGCAGCAGGAATTTATAGTTCTTGGTCTTTTCGAGGCGTAAAACCACGAATCAAACAACAATATTTTCAATTACAAAATAATCAATATCATCTCAATTCCGAGATTAAAGAGATGGTTAAATTTCAAAATATTAATTTAGTTAACGACTCTTTTGTTCAGGCTACTTGGGAATTAAATAATATCGATCTATTTATTTGTCGCAATGTTTTTATTTATTTTCCAGAAGATAAAATTGCTACCGTTTTAAATAAAATATATAATTCTCTACAACCTTTAGGTTATTTACTTACAGGTCATACCGAATTAGCTGCTCAAAATTTAAGCTGTTTTAAAATTCAGGTTTTTGATGAGTCAATTATTTATCAACGTCCTGAATCAAATAGTCTTACTAATGCTTCTCCTAACTCAATTAGAATAACTCAACCTAAAACAGTTACAAACCAAATTGTTGATTTAGATCGAATTTCTCCTCAACAAGAAAAATTTAATCGATTAATTAACTCCATTGAAAAATCTTTTCAGCAATCTCAGAAACTTTTATCTCATCCGTTGCCTAAAATCGAACCACCATCAATTAAAACTAATTTATCTTTATCGGAAATAGAACAACTCGTAGAACAACAACAGTACCAGTTAGCGATCACTCAATTACAACAACTAATTACTCAATCAACAAATCAAATTGATTATTATTATCTGTTAGCCAAAATTTATGCTGATACAGGCAAACACCAAGATGCGATCACAGTTTGTCAATCTGCTTTACAAATAGATTCTTTAGCTGTGTCAATTTATTATCTTTTATCCCAAGTTAAAGAAGAATTAGGTGATTTTATCGAAGCCAAAGAATTATTAAAAAAAATTATTTATCTCGATCAATTATTTATTGCTGCTTATTTAAATCTGAGTCAACTTTATCAACAGGAAGGAGATTTAAAAAGAGCTTTCAAAATGCAACTTGCTGCTTTAAATATTCTCAAACAATTACCTCAAAACCAAAAAATTTCAGGTATGGGTAATTTAACAACTCAAGATTTAATTTCTCAACTAGAGATAATTATCTAA